From the Fusobacterium ulcerans ATCC 49185 genome, the window AGGTCAAGAGTATTGTGAATATCTCTCAATACCTGAGTATTTTTTAAATCTTCTATCTGGAATAGAGGTTCTACTTCCATTAATTCTCTAGCTGGAATATTGATAGAAGGTGTTTCCAGTATATCTGCCAATTGAGCATATACTTCTGGTCTGTGTATAAATTCAATAAATTTGTAAGCATTTTCTTTATGAGGTGCATTGCTAAGAATAACAAATGAATCTATATATGCAGTTCCACCTTTTTCAGGAATAATGAAATCAACTTTTTTTCTTTCATTTGCATCAAGTTCTCTAAAAATATTATCAGGATATCCTTGTACTACCCAGAAATCACCACTTGCAAAACCTTTTCCAAAAGATTCAGAATCGAATTTAGCTATATTTCTTTTCCATCCTTTTACCATTTCAGCAGCATCAGCTATATCTTTTTCATTAGATGTAGTCTGATCTTTCCCATTCATAGCAAGAGCTGATGTCATAACTTCTCTCATATCATCTAAAAGAGTCATTCTTCCTTTTAAATCGCTTCTATTGTAGATTGAATAATCTCTTGGATAATCTTTTACATAGTCTTTATTAACTGCAATAACAGTAGCTCCCATTACATAAGGAACACCATAGTCATTGTTTTTATCAAAATATTGAAGCTTTTCAAGTACCAAAGGGTCTATATTTTTCAATGTAGATAATTTACTTTTATCAAGTTTGTCTATCATTTTTTCTTTCATCATAATCTCAGTATAGTCAGCTGAAGGAAGTACGATATCATATCCAGCTCCACCTGCTTTTAATTTTGTAAACATTTCTTCATTAGAAGAATAGATATCTTCAATGACTTTTATACCAGTTTCCTTTTCAAATGCCTGATAAGTTTCTTTTGGAATATAATCAGCCCATCCGTAGAGGTATAGTGTATTTTCATCTTTACCGCTCTTTCCACAAGAAATCAAAGTGAAAGCCAAAGTTAATAGTAATAGTATTTTTTTCATTTATCAATCCTCCTAAGTTCATAATCTTTTAATATTTTAATATAGAATAAAGATTAAGTCAATTAAATTCGTATTATTGGTAGAGAGAAATTTCGGTTAAAATCCTTGAAATATCCTCGGCAAAATATGTTTTTGGCTTGACTTTAAGTGCCATATTTTCCAGATAAATAAAAGATTTAACAACTGGATATATTTCATCGCTAAAAGTCATTCCATATTTTATTCCTGCTTTGAAGGAACACATTATATTTTTGCATATGCTGTCTTTTTGCAGATAGCTTCCTTTTGAGTTTTTAAATATATTATTGATTTCTACAGAGAGTATATTCATTTTTTCAGGCTGAATTTTCACTTTTGACATATTATTTAAAATATCTGGTATTTCAGAATAATCATATTTAGAAATAGCTGAAAGAATTTTAAATAGGTTTATTCTTGTATCATCATTTATTGAAGAAAGAACATTGCAGTCTTGAAAATATATAAAGCCGTCACTTCCAAGAATAATATTTCCCATATGAAGATTGCTGTGAAAAGTACCTATTTTCAAAATAAAGAAAAGCTGTATTCTTATTACTTCCAGTACATCTTTATAGCTGAGCCTTCTATTTTCAAGCATCTGATAAAAATATGTTCCATATGTATATTTGCTTACTAACATGATATCAGATGTAAGATAAGCATATATAGAAGGAAATTTTAATCTGGCAAAACCTTTGTAACCACTGTATTGATTGAGATAGTCTTTTAAAAGTTCTGTACTTCTTATCTCATTGTTAAGATTAAGTTTTTGTTCAGTTACTTTTTTTAAATTTTCAATTATCTCAACTGTCTTATATTTTTTGTTGAATCTAGGATAGAACCAAGAGAGAAATTTTAATTCTTTTTCCAATGAAGCTACTTTTTTAGTAAAATTCTTTTTAGCATTTTCATTAACAGCTTTTATAGTGATTTCAATACCGTTTTTCAGACAGCCTTTAAAAAGATAGTTTATGTCTGAGTAAGAGTAGGAATCATTATCATAATACTCCATTTGTGACAACAGAGGACTTTTTTTAGGCAGCAGAGTCAGAAGGTGCCTATCTTCTTTTTCTGTATCAGAGGTTTGAAATTTAGATAGATAAATACATTTTTCTATATCTATGACATCAAATCTTGAAGAATATTCCTGAGCTATCCGAATACCAAGTATACCAAGTTTTGTAATAATATTTGGATTGGGAAGTTTTTTGGAATGAAAAGATGAAATTAATTTTATAAAATTTAATAAAAGCATACAAACTTCCTCCTTAGTGTAATACAATATTTGTACAATTAATTATAGCTCATATTTTCCTTAAAGTAAATATTAAGAAGGGAGGAGAGTATAAATTAAAATCCTAATTTTTGATAAATTATGATATAATTACTGTAGGAAAATTTAAAAATAATCAAAAAAGTTTTAGGAGGAACAGTGGACTACGTTAACAGTCTAGAAAATAATACAATAAAAAAAATAAAGAAACTTAAAATAAAAAAATATAGAGAAGAGGAACAGCTTTTTATAGCTGAAGGAAGAAAATTTCTTGATTTTACTTTTGAACCTGAGATAATAGTTTTTAGAGAAAATTATGGGATAACTAGAGAAATAGAAGAAAAATTAGAAAAGTTTCAATGCAGGAAGATAATTGTTTCTGAAAGAGTTTTTGCACAGCTCACTTCACAAGAAAATTCACAAGGTGTAATAGTTGTATATCCATATATTAAGGGCTCACTGATTAAATTACAGAAGAATATAGTAGTTCTTGATAAAATAGGAGATCCAGGAAATCTGGGAACTATTATAAGAGTAGCTGATGCAGCTGGATTTAAAGATATAATTCTCACAAAGGGAAGTGTAGACTGTTACAATGAGAAAGTTGTGAGAAGCAGTATGGGTTCTATTCTCAATATGAATATACTTTACATGGAAGAAGAGGAGCTTATAACTTTTCTCAAAAGAGAAAACTATAAAATGGAGGTTACAGCATTGGATAAAGATTCTGTATCTTATACTGAAATGAAGCTTACAGAGAAAAATGCAATAGTATTTGGAAGTGAAGGAGATGGGGTATCTCAGAATTTTTTAAAAATATGTGATGAAAAAATAATAATACCAATTTATGGGATAGCAGAATCTTTGAATGTAGCCATGGCGTGTGGAATAATTTTATATAAAACTAAGGAGATACTGGGGGAATAAATGGTAGAGAAATACAAACATTTAGAAAGAAAAGAAGTTTTTAAAAATAATCATATTACAGTTTATAGTGAAAAATTACAGCTTCCTAATGAAAAAATAGTAGACTGGACATTTACTGGAAAAAAAGAGGCAGTAGGAATAGTTGCTTCCTTTGATGATAATACAATACTTATGGTAAAGCAGTACAGGCCAGCAGTAAAAAAGGTAACTATGGAAATACCTGCTGGATTGGTGGAAGAGGGAGAAGATCCTCAAGAAGCTGCATTGAGAGAACTTGAAGAGGAAACAGGATACAAGGCTGGCAAAATAGAAAAAATGTGTGAATTTTATAACAGTCCAGGAATGACAGATGGTAAATTTTATATTTACTATGCTGAAGAATTAAAAAAAACTCACCAACACCTAGATGATGATGAGTTTTTAGAAGTTGAAAGAATATCTTTGAAAGATATTAATATAACAAATCTCTCAGATGCTAAAACAATGCTGGCAGTGAGTTTTGTAAATCATAAGAAACGTTAAGCTTTTTTCTGATTGTGCCTGAATGTATAGTAAGCAACTCCTATGATTATAGCACCACCTAAAAGGCTCAGCATATCAGGTATCTCATGGAAGAATATGAATCCTAATATAATACCAAAAACAATTGCTGAATAATTATAAATGGATACTTCTGTAGCCTTTGAATATTTGTAGGCATAAGTTATACCGAATTGCCCTATAGAAGCAAAGAGCCCAGTGGCTAATAAAAGCATAAGCTGAGTTGAATTAGGCATAATATAATCATTAAGAACAAAAGGAAGAGTTCCTACTACTGATACAACAGAAAAATAAAATACAATAGTATCAGGACTTTCTTTATCCTTTAAGTATCTAAGAAGTGTGTAGGCAATTCCTGCAGAGGCAGCTGACAGCAGTCCAGCTAGACTTGGAATTATACTTAAAGAGAATTCAGGTTTTATAACTAGTAATGCTCCACCAAATGTAATAAATATACCAATAATCTGTTCTTTATCTATTTTTTCTTTTAAGAAAAGACATGCCATTATAGTGACAAATATTGGAGAGAGCTTTCCAAGCATGGTGGAATCTGCAAGAGTCAGATGAGTTATAGCATAGAAGTTAAGTATAACTCCAGCAAGTCCGAATCCTGCTCTGGCAAAAAGAGCCAACTGACTTTTCTTTTGTCCAAAAATAGGAACAGCAGATTTTTTAATCAGGTAGAATGCTATAACAAGGCTCACCAGATTTCTAAAAAATACTTTTTCAAATAAAGGAATATCTCTCAGGTACTTTACTGTAACACTCATAAGGGTAAATCCTAAGGCGGATATAAGCATGGAAAATACGGCTTTGGTTTTGTTTGACATAGTTTGAACATCCTTTCTATAAATTAGTTTAAGTTTTTAAGGGGGAAAATTTTGAAAAAATTATCATTTTTTATATTACTGACAATATTGTTTTCAGGATGTATGTTTTCCCGAGCAGAGATTAGGAGAGATGAAAAAATCTCTAAATATTTTACAATGGGAGAGGCAGTAGATAGTGCCAGTGCCAAAAAATATGGGATAGACAACACACCTTCAAAACAACAGGCAGCTAACATAAGATATACAGCTGTAAGGCTGGATAAAGTTAGAAGACTGTTGGGAAGACCAATTCAAGTAAGCAGTTGGTACAGGAGCAGCCGTGTGAATAAGAGAGTAGGCGGTTCTGATAGTTCTGCTCATCAAAGTGGTCTGGCTGTTGATATAATACTGAAAAAAGGTTCAGCAAAAAAAGAATTTCAAAAGATAATGAAATCTTCATTAAGTTATGACCAATTAATATATTATCCTAAAAGAGGACATTTGCATATAGGTTTTCGAAAAAATATGAAAAAAGAAAGACAACAAGTAATGATAAAATAGGAGAAAAAATGAGATTAAAAGAGATATTAGAGAAAGAAAAATTTACTAGAGATGATTTAGTCACTCTTATGAAAATATCTGATTCTAAAGAATTGGATATGCTTTATAAAAAAGCCTATGAGATTAAAACTGAAGAAATAGGAAGAAAAGTATATTACAGAGGACTTATAGAAATAAGTAATATCTGTATAAAAAACTGTAACTACTGTGGAATAAGAAAAGGAAACTGCAAGGCTGAAAGATTTTCTATGTCTAAAGATGAAATAATGAAAGGAGTAAAGTGGATATATGAGAATAATTATGGTTCACTGGCACTTCAATCTGGAGAAAGACAGGATGAAGAATTTACTGATTTTATAGAAGATATAGTAAAAGAGATAAAAAAACTTTCTAATGGAAAACTGGGAATCACACTTTCTTTAGGAGAACAATCTTATGAAACATATAAGAGATGGTTTGATGCAGGAGCTCATAGATATCTTTTGAGAATTGAAAGTACAAATGAGGAACTATTTAAAAAGCTTCATCCTCAAGATGGTAAACATACCTTTGAAGTGAGAAAAAGATGTCTAGAGGATTTGAGAGATATAGGGTATCAGGTAGGAACAGGAGTTATGATTGGACTTCCAGGTCAAACTGAAGAAGATTTAGTAGATGATATTATTTTCTATAGAGATATGAAAATAGATATGATAGGAATGGGACCATATATAATTCATAAAGACACACCACTGGGGCAGGAATGGGAGCATATAGTACCTTCTAAGGAGAAAAGAGTAGAGCTTGGTTTAAAGATGATTGCGATAACAAGAATATTCCTCAAAGATGTAAATATAGCAGCTACAACAGCTTTACAGGGATTAGACCCTCATGGAAGAGAAAAAGGACTTCTGGCAGGGGCTAATATACTTATGCCAACTGCTACACTAAAGGAACATAAGAAAAAATATCTTCTTTATGATGATAAGCCTGGAATAGAAGACAGTGTTGAAAAATGCAGAGATGATATGGATATGAAGGTAAAATCTATAGGAGATGAAATAGTATATGGTGAATGGGGTGATTCACTCCATTTTAAAAGAAAGAAAAATAGAAATTAAAATAACTGAGAAAATAAAAAAGAAGCTGGGTCAATTTTGATCCAGCTTCTTAAAAACAAAGATTAGTTCATTTTGTCTGTTAAAGTTTTTCCAGCTTTGAATTTTACAGTCTTCTTAGCTTCTATTTTGATTTCTTCACCAGTTTTAGGGTTTCTTCCCATTCTTTCAGCTTTTTGAACTACTTCAAATTTTCCCCATCCGATAAAATTTAATTCATCACCAGACTTTAGTACTTCTTCGATCTCTGTTAAAATAGCATCAACTTTTCTTTCTGATTCAGCTTTAGAAACAAATATCCCTTTTTCAAATAAAGCTTTTGCAAAATCCTTTTTTGTCATTATAAATTTCCTCCTAAAATAAAACTAAAAAAATACAAGTTCCTAATTTATATCACATAATCCAGATATTTTCAAATTTTTTTTATAATTTTTTAAATATTTCTTTTGATATTTTGAGAAAACATAGTAGAATATACTCAGTGATAAATAAAAATATAAGTTTAAAAAAGAGAGAGGTAGAAATGATGAAGAAAAAAAGCTTGGTGCTATTTCTGTTGGCAATAATTTTTTTCTCATGCAGCCGTGTTAACTATAAAATAGATGAAAAATCTTATCAGGCTAAGGGGAAGGATAGTAGAATAAAATATATAGTTTTGCATTATACAGCAACTAATGATGAGGTAGGAATAAGAGCTTTAACTGGTCCAAATGTTAGTTCTCATTATTTGATAACTTCTAAAGCTGAAGAACCAACATATGCTTTAGTGCCTCATGAAGATAGAGCATGGCATGCTGGAGTAAGTGAATTTGCTGGAAGAAGTAATATCAATGATACATCAATTGGAATAGAAATAGTAAACAAGGGAATAAAAGCTATTCCAGATGCTCCTAAATACGATGGCTTTTTCAGACCTTATGATGAGTATGTAGAGTTTGATGATGCACAGATAATGAAGGTAGCAGCATTGGTAAAAGTTTTGGCAGAGCAGTATCAGATAAAACCTAAATTTATTGTGGGACATTCAGATGTGGCCCCATTGAGAAAAATTGATCCAGGTCCAAAATTTCCATGGGAAAGACTTTATAGAGAGTATAATATAGGAG encodes:
- a CDS encoding N-acetylmuramoyl-L-alanine amidase, whose protein sequence is MKKKSLVLFLLAIIFFSCSRVNYKIDEKSYQAKGKDSRIKYIVLHYTATNDEVGIRALTGPNVSSHYLITSKAEEPTYALVPHEDRAWHAGVSEFAGRSNINDTSIGIEIVNKGIKAIPDAPKYDGFFRPYDEYVEFDDAQIMKVAALVKVLAEQYQIKPKFIVGHSDVAPLRKIDPGPKFPWERLYREYNIGAWYDESDKIFFMNETLFNVTPISEIKDELRKYGYKINTTNEWDEESKRVVYNFKAHFNPKMLSEEMDLESFAILRALNKKYK
- a CDS encoding DMT family transporter gives rise to the protein MYRKDVQTMSNKTKAVFSMLISALGFTLMSVTVKYLRDIPLFEKVFFRNLVSLVIAFYLIKKSAVPIFGQKKSQLALFARAGFGLAGVILNFYAITHLTLADSTMLGKLSPIFVTIMACLFLKEKIDKEQIIGIFITFGGALLVIKPEFSLSIIPSLAGLLSAASAGIAYTLLRYLKDKESPDTIVFYFSVVSVVGTLPFVLNDYIMPNSTQLMLLLATGLFASIGQFGITYAYKYSKATEVSIYNYSAIVFGIILGFIFFHEIPDMLSLLGGAIIIGVAYYTFRHNQKKA
- a CDS encoding TrmH family RNA methyltransferase, which encodes MDYVNSLENNTIKKIKKLKIKKYREEEQLFIAEGRKFLDFTFEPEIIVFRENYGITREIEEKLEKFQCRKIIVSERVFAQLTSQENSQGVIVVYPYIKGSLIKLQKNIVVLDKIGDPGNLGTIIRVADAAGFKDIILTKGSVDCYNEKVVRSSMGSILNMNILYMEEEELITFLKRENYKMEVTALDKDSVSYTEMKLTEKNAIVFGSEGDGVSQNFLKICDEKIIIPIYGIAESLNVAMACGIILYKTKEILGE
- the hydE gene encoding [FeFe] hydrogenase H-cluster radical SAM maturase HydE, producing the protein MRLKEILEKEKFTRDDLVTLMKISDSKELDMLYKKAYEIKTEEIGRKVYYRGLIEISNICIKNCNYCGIRKGNCKAERFSMSKDEIMKGVKWIYENNYGSLALQSGERQDEEFTDFIEDIVKEIKKLSNGKLGITLSLGEQSYETYKRWFDAGAHRYLLRIESTNEELFKKLHPQDGKHTFEVRKRCLEDLRDIGYQVGTGVMIGLPGQTEEDLVDDIIFYRDMKIDMIGMGPYIIHKDTPLGQEWEHIVPSKEKRVELGLKMIAITRIFLKDVNIAATTALQGLDPHGREKGLLAGANILMPTATLKEHKKKYLLYDDKPGIEDSVEKCRDDMDMKVKSIGDEIVYGEWGDSLHFKRKKNRN
- a CDS encoding extracellular solute-binding protein codes for the protein MKKILLLLTLAFTLISCGKSGKDENTLYLYGWADYIPKETYQAFEKETGIKVIEDIYSSNEEMFTKLKAGGAGYDIVLPSADYTEIMMKEKMIDKLDKSKLSTLKNIDPLVLEKLQYFDKNNDYGVPYVMGATVIAVNKDYVKDYPRDYSIYNRSDLKGRMTLLDDMREVMTSALAMNGKDQTTSNEKDIADAAEMVKGWKRNIAKFDSESFGKGFASGDFWVVQGYPDNIFRELDANERKKVDFIIPEKGGTAYIDSFVILSNAPHKENAYKFIEFIHRPEVYAQLADILETPSINIPARELMEVEPLFQIEDLKNTQVLRDIHNTLDLQNKYWQEILIAD
- a CDS encoding HU family DNA-binding protein; amino-acid sequence: MTKKDFAKALFEKGIFVSKAESERKVDAILTEIEEVLKSGDELNFIGWGKFEVVQKAERMGRNPKTGEEIKIEAKKTVKFKAGKTLTDKMN
- a CDS encoding NUDIX hydrolase codes for the protein MVEKYKHLERKEVFKNNHITVYSEKLQLPNEKIVDWTFTGKKEAVGIVASFDDNTILMVKQYRPAVKKVTMEIPAGLVEEGEDPQEAALRELEEETGYKAGKIEKMCEFYNSPGMTDGKFYIYYAEELKKTHQHLDDDEFLEVERISLKDINITNLSDAKTMLAVSFVNHKKR
- a CDS encoding D-Ala-D-Ala carboxypeptidase family metallohydrolase; protein product: MKKLSFFILLTILFSGCMFSRAEIRRDEKISKYFTMGEAVDSASAKKYGIDNTPSKQQAANIRYTAVRLDKVRRLLGRPIQVSSWYRSSRVNKRVGGSDSSAHQSGLAVDIILKKGSAKKEFQKIMKSSLSYDQLIYYPKRGHLHIGFRKNMKKERQQVMIK
- a CDS encoding AarF/UbiB family protein encodes the protein MLLLNFIKLISSFHSKKLPNPNIITKLGILGIRIAQEYSSRFDVIDIEKCIYLSKFQTSDTEKEDRHLLTLLPKKSPLLSQMEYYDNDSYSYSDINYLFKGCLKNGIEITIKAVNENAKKNFTKKVASLEKELKFLSWFYPRFNKKYKTVEIIENLKKVTEQKLNLNNEIRSTELLKDYLNQYSGYKGFARLKFPSIYAYLTSDIMLVSKYTYGTYFYQMLENRRLSYKDVLEVIRIQLFFILKIGTFHSNLHMGNIILGSDGFIYFQDCNVLSSINDDTRINLFKILSAISKYDYSEIPDILNNMSKVKIQPEKMNILSVEINNIFKNSKGSYLQKDSICKNIMCSFKAGIKYGMTFSDEIYPVVKSFIYLENMALKVKPKTYFAEDISRILTEISLYQ